CTGACTATCGCCGCGCAAACGCCTTTGGGCAAAATAGCGATGTTAATATCCGGGTCGTCGGTCTGTCCATGCCAAACCCGGTAGCTTGCGTAAGTTTTGTCAAATGACAATTCAATTTTTTGATACTGTCCGTTTTTATCAACCGCTACGATGGATATAAATCTGGGCCCTGCTTTCGCCGATATTGGACATAGGCCGTCTAATTCCCGTACTCGTACTTGAGCGCAAGCGTTATCGCCGAAAGGAGCAATGATGAAACTTGCCCCCATCGCGTTTTGTATTCCCGCGCCGTCAAACCAGGTTATGGAATTTACCGTTGCTCCCCAGGTATTCCCGGCGGACATCACCGGCTTCAAGGCGCCTCTCACGACAAGTTCGCAGAGCCCGTCTTCTATCACGGCAAAAATCCTATTTTCATAACGGAGTATTTCTCGCACATTCAGATGAATTGAAAGTTCGGTTTCCTCAAAGTTAGCGGCGCTAATGAATGAGAATAACGGCTTAAATCCGTCATAATCGGCCTTAAGCCACCCTCTGCCTGCGTCAACTACTTCGCATTTCTTTGATTTTACCAGGCCAATCTCGCGCCTCGTATTAAGATCAATCAAACGACCAGATTCAAGCAGAACAACTCCGCAAGGAAAAACACGGATTGCTTTATCACTTTTATCGGAAAAAATTTTGTCGCAGATGAGCAAACCGCTGCCGGATATAACCGCGTGTTTGACTTGGACAGCTGGCGCCGTCATCAAACTCTTGTCGAAAGGCGAAGGAGGGATCGACCTTTGACCGTTTTGGAAAGTCGCCACATACCAGTCAAGGAGCTTTCCAGGAATCACGGAGAAATCGCGCACCGCGCGATTCAGACGCACGCCCGGAGAAAACACCGAAGCGTTGGCTTTCATCCGCCTCTCCAAATCACCCCGCTCAAAACCGTCAAGCGTACCTTTGTAAGGGTGTATGCCGGTATAAATCTGAAAGCTTACAACCCCCCAGGAAAACCAATCAGTCAGTTTGTTAAAATCCTTTGAATGCCAATCCCTGATGGAGGGCATAATCGCGCGCGCCGGCCATCTAGCAATCTGCCATGAATCAACATCAATAATTCTTGGTTCGGGGCCGCTATTCCGGGCAAGCACAGCTTTCCAATTTAACTCATTCGGGTCCACAAGAATCGCCCCAAAACTATGAGCAAAAGAAATCGTCTCCCTCATTCTGTCCGTTAAAATAGAGGCGTCTTTATCCGTAAAACCCTGACGCGCGCGAAAGTCATTGGTAAATAGACGCATAAAAGGTTCGCCTTCAACAAAATCCATATAGAATCCCGCCACCTTACCCCTTTCGTCAAAAACTAATCCTTTCGGCGCGACGATATATTCATGCTTTATACCGGAAAGAAGTTTTATTTTCTCCGCCATATCATCGCGCGACATCTTTGTTGAATCCAAATACAGCTTCACGGCAGTACCATGCGCTCTGTAAATTGAGCCTTCGCCGCCAGTGGCAACATGATCGCCTGAAGGGTGAATCGTAAGTTCGCCCCGACCATCAAGTTTTACTTTGATGTTTTTCAGGAATCTAGCCATGTTTGCGCCTGCCGGTCGGAATTTTCTGCCCTGATAACGGCGTACGCAATGTCGTCTATCGGCCCCCGGCCTCTTTTTCTGGCATCTTTAATGCCGCGAATCATGCGCCTCTTTGCGAACTCTCCCGCTAAATTTTTAAACGCCAGAAATTCAATAACAGCATTCTTCCAATCCATGCCGTCAATCTGCGCGATACCGTCAGAAAATAAAGCTGTAAGAGCGTTATTTTCCACATCCGAGGCATCCAAAAAAATCGTTATTCCGCGCATGCCCTCGCTCAACGTGAAATTTTTCACGCCGCCGAAAGTGAAATTGCCCTGATCCCAAATATAAATTTCTTCAGTCAATCGGATGGAATTCAGGTCTCCGCGGTGCGCGGCAACAAAACCGCCCAGGCCCCTTTCGGCATACGCGGGATAAAACGGAATATTATCGCTCCATTCAAACTTAGACATAAAGACACGCCCGGCGCGATTTTTAATCGCCAGAACTCCGTCGCCCTGTAAATTTACATAGCCCCCGTTTGCGGCAAGGCAGGCGTGCAAACAAGTGGCAAGCATATCTTTTTCTTCCAGACCAAGCATACTGCGCGCGCCGGATATTACGGCTTTTTGCCACAGATTTACCTTTTCTACCGCCCGCTCATCAAACGGCTCTCTGTCAAAAGTCAAATGCCTTTTAATGGCTTCGGCTGTTGAAAGCGCTATAACTCTGGCTCCAACATCAGTTTGCCCGCCGGTTGAACAGCCGTCAGACACTATGGCAAACGCTGCTTCACCGCAAACTCCGGAAAGAGAATAATCCTGACACGGTTTACCTCCGATAAAATGGGCTTGCCCCATGCTGAAATAATGATCGGTATAAAACCCAGTCATGGGCGTGTCCTCCTTTTAGAAAAACGGGGCGGTCCGAAGGACTTCGGGCCGCCCCTCAGTTTTTGGGGTCAAAATTATATGGTCGGAGAAATATTCTGGCTCGGGCCTCCGGTGCCAAGAGCTTGGCTCTGACTTGATATTGAGCTTGAAACAAACTCCGCAAGCTTAGCGAGTTTACCTTTGGTCGCTTCTCCGGCATTAATGAAGTGAGTCATTCCGGCTTCGTCCTTGAATCTGGCAAGAAGACCGGCATACTCATCCGCGTTAATGCCGACGAGCACGCTGATGATCGATTCCAGAATTTCTCCGGAAACCGCTTTTCTGACTTCTTCCTTAACCATTTTCATAGTGGCGACAGAATCGTTGTCTCCTCCATCGGTGATGATGAACATGATGCCGTTTACTCCGAACTCATCATCTGAAAGTTGTTTACCGTAAACATTCATGGCGCCAAGGGAAGAAAACGCGGCATCATTAAGCGGAGTGCATCCGCCGGGACGAATCTCCGGGTAATCGGCGGGGTTGATCTCGGATAAAAGCTTAAAGCCATGAACCTCGTTTACGCCGTTCGGATATTTCGTAGAGAAATAAACCACGCGAAGTAAAAGATTGTCTGATCGGGGGGATTTCTTGCAGGCCTCTACCGCCGTTTCAAGCATTTTGCGTAAATCATTCTGAAAGCCGTCCACGGACCCGGTTTCATCAACCGCGATGGTCACAAGCGTGTATTCAGTAGCACCCAACCTCTCAATGCGGGCTCCCTTGAAAGAAAATCCGCTTTTGCCGATTTTATGAATGATTGTTTCGTCGTTTGGTCTAGGCATTTTACTCTCCCCTCCGGCCGATCAGGCCAAAAATTTCTTGGAAGTAGTCAAAACCATTCCGCGTTTTTCCATTTCCTTCAGCCATACCTCTGTAATCGCCGGAAAATCGGGCCCATTGCCGACTTTTGGCACAGGGCTTGAACAATCGGTCAGAATATGGAACTTTCTGGCGTATTCTTCACCGAGATTTTCGGCAATCTGAGTCACGGTGGACTTCACGCAGTGAGAAAATGCCTCGCCGGCGATAGCCACGACGTCAACTTCAGCAAGAATGTCCAGAAGCGCAGTGTTAAGTCCGGTTGCGGGATCGGAAGGATCCGGCACTTCGGCCATCAAGGCGCCGTAATGCTCGGTAAACGGATTGGTGCCTTTCACCACATAGTCCACATTTGCGTGGAATCTGCGCGACCAATCGGCCAGAGCAACCGCAAGCTCTTTCTGAACATTGTGTCCGGGAGTTCCGATCTCGCAGTGCTCGGGCCAAACCATCAAAGAATATTTACCTTGATTTTTTTCAAGGGTCTCGGCGTAATCAATCATGCGTTTTCGCAAAGAAGGACTGAAGGGCGTCCAAATACCATTTCTGATATCGTCCGACTTAATAATGGTATAGTGCGCGGGATGTTCACCCCTGGAATTCACCCAGAATCCGGGATGGCCCACATCAATGACACCGTGAGAATCCAGAGTAACGTGAATATCTTCAAGCTTATGGCCGATACGGCGGATCATTTCAGCAAGGCGATTCATATCTGCGTTTGCGCCCGGAACCGGCAAGGAAGAATCGGGGTCATCCATAAAATCTTTCTGCGGATCAATGATTAAGAGATGCACGCGCATGTCTTTACTCCTTTTTTACCCCGCGTCTTTTGCGGGGCTTATTTAGGCGCAAAATTGCGCCATTTTCGAAGAACTTACGCATAAGGCAACGTGCCCTACGCGTCAGCTTCCCCAAGAAGCTGATGCTGTTAATCGTTCAGGGCCGATTAGCGGCATCAAATTCCTGGATTCTCTGCAATGTTATTGTATTTTATACACTAATACATGGCAAAAAAAATTATTTAAAGGATCTCAATCACATGGTAGCGGTTTTTAATAAACTTGTAAAGCGCGGCCGGACGGTGTGCTCCCCTTCTTTTGGCAGATACGGGCTTTACCAAACCGATAGACAACGCCTTTTTGCGGAAATTTCGCTTATCAAGTTTTTTGGCCAGAATAATTTCGTAGACTTTCTGGAGATCGCTTAGTGTGAATTCTCGCGGCAAAAGTCCATAGATTATATTGGTGTAACCTATTTTTGATCTTAGGCGCTCCAAAGCAAAACCGATTATTTTTTTATGGTCGTAAGCGAGTTTAGGAAGGGTTTTAACGCCAAACCATTTTATATCGCCGTACTCTTTGCTTGTTTTGGGCTCGATTCCGATTCTTGGTATCAGCGCGAAATACGCGGTTGAAACTACCCGGCCAAAAGGGTCGCGATTAACCTCTCCAAAAGTGTAAAGCTGTTCTAAATAAACGTTTTTCAGTCCCGCTTTTACGGAAAGCTGGCGTTTGGCCGCCTGATCAAGCGACTCGTCGGCTTTTATTAATCCTCCGGGAGCCGCCCAAAAACCCACATAAGGCCTTTTTTTCATCTCAATTAAAAGAACTTTCAGCTCTTCCGAATCAATGCTGAAAATAATGACATCAACGGCCACTGCTGCGAATTTGTATTTTTGGCTGGATTTATTCATAACCTTGCTCCTTTACTTAGTGTAGTATAAACACATTCTAATCCCGAATCAAAAACCCGTCAAGGGGGTTTAATGTGTTGATAACATTATAAATTATTTATGCTTTTATGTCAAATATCTACGGCCTTTCGGCCGGGTTATAGCGCCTTACGAGTATTTCAATATTTTTGGGCTCCTCGGTGATTGCCGTTTTGGGCCAGGAGAAAAAAACGGCTCTTTCGGCACTACCCCCTATTTCATCAACATTGGTAAGACTCGCGCCGATTGCTTTTCCTACATCATCATATAAAATCGCGGAAATCTGAATATTCTTTATCGCGAAAATATCGTTATTGCGTAAAACCGCGCTTAGTCGGGGCTGCGGCAAAAGCGAGAAATCACGGGAAACCGTAATAATGTTTGTCGGAGAATATTCGGCAAAGCGCCACTTGACCGGGTCAATTTCAACCAAAGCCCTCACCGGAATACGCTCTCCCGTTGCGAATGTGGGGTCTAATATTAAAAATTTTTCGTTCGGATTTATAAAAGTGGAGCCCTCTTTAAGGCCAATGACGATATTTTGTCCATCATAAATTTTCATGCGGTAAGTAAATTTGTCGGAGGCGGCCGAATTGTGGGTATTTTCAATGAGTGTGGCGACTTCGTAAAAACCGCCCGCTAATTTAAAAAGGCGGGTCCATAAAACTACGGGCTGGGTGAGATTTTCAAGACACGGCTTGCAGGGGCCGCCGCAATCCGCTTTTTCTTCTCCTTGATTTTTTTTATTGTCAAAACAAGTCGCTTCGGGTGTTACTTGAAAAGCAATATAAATGATTATTGCCAAAGGAATAATAATCAAAACGCCAAGATAAAAAAGCTGTTTTTTAAACCGCCAAGCTAATGCCATATATATTGAATATAAATGAAAAAGGCGGCCTCGGCAAAATTTGCCAAGACCGCCTATGATTCCCGAGCCTCATTTGCGCGGAGGCCTACGTTCGCACCTTCTGAAAAAACTCCGCCGCGCGACAGACGCGATACCCCGGAAAAATCTCGATTTCAATCATCTGGCGGCCTGGCAGAAGATTTTGGACTCCAAGAACCAGAAACTTTTGTCCGCGGACGATCCCCTCCTCGATGTTGTCGCTGACAACAATGACAAGATCATGCTTTTGAAATTCCGATTTTGTCATTTTTTACATCCTCCTGCTCACGGGTTTAAAGAACTTGCTTTCTCCGAAACCCTGCGCTTCGGAGCTCCACCCAACGCGCCATTACTTCTGACAAGAGCTAAGCTCTTGCCAAAATGATGCGCTCGGTGGAAAGGGAATCCGGATTGGACGGATTCCCGAACTCGCTCTCGGTTTTTTTGTTTTTTTACGTCAGAACATCACGCTCTCCTTTCTTTGTCCGGCTCATGAAGAGCCGCTGGATGGTTCGCGATGGTCCGCGTCAGAACTTTTTTTAGCGCCGTAAGAAAAACGATACGTAAAAGTATACGCAGGCGGCAAAGGAGCTGAACGAGATCCCCGCCAAAACGGCAAAGAGCATTTTGTGCTCAGTGGGAACAAGGTAAATTGCCGACAACACTCCTGCCAAAGACAGAATGGCCAGAAAAACTATCGAGACGGCTAAGGCACAACCCCAAAATCCCATCTTTATATTCCTGATGCCCCCGGGGGATATATCCCTGTAAGATGACATGATTTTCATTTTTGTCATACCTCCTTTTTTTGTGGATTTTACATCTGCTCCAAGAACAGCGAAGCTCCAAGGGCGCTTTAGAAAGGTACTTAATACTACTATCTAATAGTAGCACCTTATAAATAAAAAGTCAAGTTAATCGGGAAGGATTCTTCCTCTGTTTCTAAAATCGGATAATCCGGCCCAGCCGGATTATGCCGCATTATGCCGCGGCCTTGCGCCATCTTTTTTCCATTTCATTCGCCGCAGCCTGTTCGGCAACAGAACGCAGGAAAAAAGATTTAGCCCTTAAACGCATTACGATCGCCTCATCTGATTCTTTTTTTGCTGCTTCCCATATATCAAGACTTCTGCTTTCTATTTCTTCCACATCTTCAGCGTCCACGTCATCTGACAACTCATTTACAATTTGCAACATTACCGTAGCAGATATCGGAACCTCTATGCCCAAAACAAGATTATGAGCCGCCTCGGCTTTTTCCGTAAAAGACAAATCTTCTTTAGACATAATTTCTTTAAATACCGACAATAATTCTTCGTCTTTATTCTCCTCTGCTTCTTCTATATGAGTTAGGGATATTTTTTCCATATTAAAATTAAATTAACGCCGTCAAATTATATAATTCCATAGTAATGCCTCTCGGATAAAACACAACCGCGCCGCGTAAAAATAGCGTAAAATAAGAAAATGAAAAAGCCGCCGCGTTGCCGCGACGGCTCCTCTCCTTTTTGGAGAGTCGTTTCTACTGCGCGCCCTCCACCATCCTGATGACCTCGTAGATGGCATTATTGAGAGCCGCCACTTCATCGTTGATGGCGCCCGCGGCCGCGCTTACGGAAACCCGGCCCCTATGCTTCAGGATGATCCATCCCGAAGCATAGTAGTTAAAGAGCTTATTCTCCATCGGACCCCTTGAAAGAAGAGTTGTCCTTCTTTCAAAAGAGATGTCTCCGGAGGTGACGCCCAGTTTCGCAAGCTTCTTGTAAAAATCGCGGAGGGCCCACGCATCCACATACTCCCCGTACGCCGTGATAGACAATCTCTCAAATATGACAGCTGTCACGGGGAGATTTTTGTCCAAGGCCACGGTCTCTCCGAAGGTCTTGGTCGCGACCGAGGCCAAAAAGGAGAACACCAATCCGATGAGAAACATCACCAAAAACGCCTTCTTCATCTTTCTTCCTCCTGAGTCAAGATTCTGCTTGGGTTCTTGGCCTTCAAAAACCCCTCATTTTCCAACTCTAATTATACTCCTATTTTAGTATTTTGTCAATAGCAGCCAAGCGCAAATTTTACCCTTAAAACTGCCCGTAGAACCGCCCAAGACACTCTGTATCGGCGGCTGCCTATCCCGCACTAAAATTGAATCCTGTGAGCTGGCGATTAGCTGCTTTCCCCCCAAAGGGGTATCACCCCGACACCAGACGTTTCGCGTCGGTGCGGGGCACAGTCGGCACTACGATGTTTCGCCA
The genomic region above belongs to Candidatus Niyogibacteria bacterium and contains:
- a CDS encoding VWA domain-containing protein → MPRPNDETIIHKIGKSGFSFKGARIERLGATEYTLVTIAVDETGSVDGFQNDLRKMLETAVEACKKSPRSDNLLLRVVYFSTKYPNGVNEVHGFKLLSEINPADYPEIRPGGCTPLNDAAFSSLGAMNVYGKQLSDDEFGVNGIMFIITDGGDNDSVATMKMVKEEVRKAVSGEILESIISVLVGINADEYAGLLARFKDEAGMTHFINAGEATKGKLAKLAEFVSSSISSQSQALGTGGPSQNISPTI
- a CDS encoding NUDIX hydrolase → MNKSSQKYKFAAVAVDVIIFSIDSEELKVLLIEMKKRPYVGFWAAPGGLIKADESLDQAAKRQLSVKAGLKNVYLEQLYTFGEVNRDPFGRVVSTAYFALIPRIGIEPKTSKEYGDIKWFGVKTLPKLAYDHKKIIGFALERLRSKIGYTNIIYGLLPREFTLSDLQKVYEIILAKKLDKRNFRKKALSIGLVKPVSAKRRGAHRPAALYKFIKNRYHVIEIL
- a CDS encoding protein phosphatase 2C domain-containing protein yields the protein MTGFYTDHYFSMGQAHFIGGKPCQDYSLSGVCGEAAFAIVSDGCSTGGQTDVGARVIALSTAEAIKRHLTFDREPFDERAVEKVNLWQKAVISGARSMLGLEEKDMLATCLHACLAANGGYVNLQGDGVLAIKNRAGRVFMSKFEWSDNIPFYPAYAERGLGGFVAAHRGDLNSIRLTEEIYIWDQGNFTFGGVKNFTLSEGMRGITIFLDASDVENNALTALFSDGIAQIDGMDWKNAVIEFLAFKNLAGEFAKRRMIRGIKDARKRGRGPIDDIAYAVIRAENSDRQAQTWLDS
- a CDS encoding isochorismatase family protein — its product is MRVHLLIIDPQKDFMDDPDSSLPVPGANADMNRLAEMIRRIGHKLEDIHVTLDSHGVIDVGHPGFWVNSRGEHPAHYTIIKSDDIRNGIWTPFSPSLRKRMIDYAETLEKNQGKYSLMVWPEHCEIGTPGHNVQKELAVALADWSRRFHANVDYVVKGTNPFTEHYGALMAEVPDPSDPATGLNTALLDILAEVDVVAIAGEAFSHCVKSTVTQIAENLGEEYARKFHILTDCSSPVPKVGNGPDFPAITEVWLKEMEKRGMVLTTSKKFLA